A single region of the Streptomyces sp. NBC_01381 genome encodes:
- a CDS encoding Tat pathway signal sequence domain protein encodes MREIVRRHLGKMMAGAAVAVAATAVMVGVTLPGTAGAGESRDQDRSAAAGAAQQNAVPKDGVVEAAPEEGEKGIGSDPLTDDEMKRAEKIAMGGGDLRRSARDVEGDRGPQLLSNNLSEADPTEAADAERPRRAEIVYYDYKDDALVTRTVNLDTGKVEDTDTSHGVQPPAARDELNEAAQLLIADPLGKDLKSDYKKAMGKELTSPDQLRLSAFVFHKETVEQLPAGLAKCGEHRCLSIVSKVVNGPWIDTRDLIVDLSARTVTRLR; translated from the coding sequence GTGCGCGAAATAGTCAGACGCCATCTGGGGAAGATGATGGCGGGTGCCGCGGTCGCCGTGGCGGCCACCGCCGTCATGGTGGGAGTAACACTGCCGGGAACGGCCGGGGCGGGGGAGTCCCGGGATCAGGACCGCAGTGCGGCCGCAGGTGCGGCACAGCAGAACGCCGTGCCCAAGGACGGCGTCGTCGAGGCCGCTCCCGAAGAGGGCGAAAAAGGCATCGGCAGCGATCCGTTGACCGACGACGAGATGAAACGGGCCGAGAAGATCGCCATGGGCGGCGGCGATCTGCGGAGGTCGGCCAGGGACGTGGAGGGCGACCGCGGCCCGCAGCTCCTGAGCAACAACCTGAGCGAGGCGGACCCGACCGAGGCCGCCGACGCCGAGCGGCCGCGCCGCGCGGAGATCGTCTACTACGACTACAAGGACGACGCTCTCGTCACCAGGACGGTCAACCTCGACACCGGCAAGGTGGAGGACACCGACACCTCGCACGGCGTCCAGCCGCCCGCGGCCAGGGACGAACTGAACGAGGCCGCCCAGCTGTTGATCGCCGACCCGCTCGGCAAGGACCTCAAGAGCGACTACAAGAAAGCCATGGGCAAGGAGCTCACCTCGCCCGACCAACTGCGGCTCAGCGCCTTCGTCTTCCACAAGGAGACCGTCGAGCAACTGCCCGCCGGGCTCGCCAAGTGCGGCGAACACCGCTGCCTCAGCATCGTCAGCAAGGTCGTCAACGGCCCCTGGATCGACACCCGTGACCTGATCGTCGACCTGAGCGCCCGCACCGTCACCCGCCTTCGCTGA
- the glgX gene encoding glycogen debranching protein GlgX, whose protein sequence is MQVWPGQAYPLGATYDGAGTNFAVFSEAADRVELCLLHDDGSETAVELRESDAFVLHAYVPGVMPGQRYGFRIHGPYAPARGHRCNSAKLLLDPYARAVSGRVDWGEEVYGYRFGAPDSRNDMDSAPHMMTSVVVNPYFDWGDDRPPRTPYNETVIYEAHVKGLTMLHPELPDDLRGTYAALAHPAVIDHLTQLGVTAIELMPVHQFVNDHRLVDMGLNNYWGYNTIGFFAPHNTYASWGDRGEQVLEFKQAVKALHEADIEVILDVVYNHTAEGNHLGPTLSFRGLDNASYYRLSDDQRHYTDTTGTGNSLLMRSPHVLQLIMDSLRYWVTEMHVDGFRFDLAATLARQFHEVDRLSSFFDLVQQDPVVSQVKLIAEPWDVGEGGYQVGNFPPMWTEWNGKYRDTVRDMWRGEPRTLAEFASRLTGSSDLYQDDGRRPLASINFATCHDGFTLHDLVAYNDKHNDANGEGNRDGESHNRSWNCGAEGETEDPDVLELRERQMRNFIATLMLSQGVPMLSHGDEFARTQGGNNNAYCQDNEVAWVRWPQDGCTQLAFTRAMAWLRRDHPVFRRRRFFHGRPVEGTHDELSDIAWFTPEGEEMTQRDWDASQARALTVFLNGNAISEPGTRGERIADDSFLLMFNASDQPLEFVVPVNHGRQWQVVVDTARSDGVPPDTGPKAGAGERLTLADRSLTVLQRPA, encoded by the coding sequence ATGCAGGTGTGGCCAGGGCAGGCGTATCCACTGGGTGCCACGTACGACGGCGCCGGGACCAATTTCGCGGTCTTCTCCGAGGCCGCCGACCGCGTAGAGCTCTGCTTGTTGCACGACGACGGCTCGGAGACCGCCGTCGAGCTGCGCGAGTCCGACGCGTTCGTGCTCCACGCGTACGTTCCGGGCGTGATGCCGGGGCAGCGCTACGGCTTTAGGATTCACGGCCCGTACGCGCCCGCGCGCGGGCACCGCTGCAACTCCGCGAAGCTGCTGCTCGATCCGTACGCACGGGCGGTCAGCGGACGTGTCGACTGGGGCGAGGAGGTGTACGGCTACCGCTTCGGGGCCCCGGACAGCCGCAACGACATGGACTCGGCGCCGCACATGATGACCTCCGTGGTGGTCAATCCGTACTTCGACTGGGGCGACGACCGGCCGCCGCGCACCCCGTACAACGAAACGGTGATCTACGAGGCCCATGTGAAGGGCCTGACCATGCTCCACCCGGAGCTGCCCGACGACCTGCGCGGCACGTACGCGGCGCTCGCGCATCCGGCGGTCATCGACCACCTCACCCAACTGGGCGTCACGGCGATCGAGTTGATGCCGGTCCATCAGTTCGTGAACGACCACCGCCTGGTCGACATGGGCCTGAACAACTACTGGGGCTACAACACCATCGGTTTCTTCGCGCCCCACAACACGTACGCCTCCTGGGGCGACCGGGGCGAGCAGGTACTGGAGTTCAAGCAGGCCGTGAAGGCGCTGCACGAGGCGGACATCGAGGTGATCCTGGACGTCGTCTACAACCACACGGCGGAGGGCAACCACCTGGGGCCGACACTCTCCTTCAGGGGCCTGGACAACGCCTCGTACTACCGGCTCTCGGACGACCAGCGCCACTACACGGACACCACGGGGACGGGCAATTCGCTCCTGATGCGCTCCCCGCACGTGCTCCAGCTGATCATGGATTCGCTGCGGTACTGGGTCACGGAGATGCATGTGGACGGCTTCCGCTTCGATCTCGCGGCGACGCTCGCGCGGCAGTTCCACGAGGTGGACCGGCTTTCGTCGTTCTTCGATCTGGTGCAGCAGGACCCGGTGGTGAGCCAGGTGAAGCTGATCGCCGAGCCGTGGGACGTCGGCGAGGGCGGCTATCAGGTGGGCAATTTTCCGCCGATGTGGACGGAGTGGAACGGCAAGTACCGCGACACGGTGCGCGACATGTGGCGCGGCGAACCGCGCACGCTCGCGGAGTTCGCGTCGCGTCTCACCGGCTCCTCGGACCTCTACCAGGACGACGGGCGGCGCCCGCTGGCGTCGATCAACTTCGCCACCTGCCACGACGGCTTCACGCTGCACGACCTGGTCGCGTACAACGACAAGCACAACGACGCCAATGGGGAGGGCAACCGGGACGGCGAGAGCCACAACCGGTCGTGGAACTGCGGCGCCGAGGGCGAGACGGAGGATCCGGACGTCCTCGAGCTGCGCGAGCGGCAGATGCGCAACTTCATCGCGACGCTGATGCTCTCCCAGGGCGTGCCCATGCTCAGTCACGGCGACGAGTTCGCGCGGACCCAGGGCGGCAACAACAACGCGTACTGCCAGGACAACGAAGTCGCCTGGGTGCGCTGGCCGCAGGACGGCTGCACACAGCTGGCGTTCACGCGCGCGATGGCGTGGCTGCGCCGCGACCACCCCGTCTTCCGGCGCAGGCGGTTCTTCCACGGCCGTCCGGTCGAAGGCACGCACGACGAGCTCTCCGACATCGCCTGGTTCACCCCGGAGGGCGAGGAGATGACGCAGCGGGACTGGGACGCGTCGCAGGCGCGGGCGCTGACGGTGTTCCTGAACGGCAACGCGATCTCTGAGCCGGGCACGCGCGGCGAGCGGATCGCCGACGACTCGTTCCTGCTGATGTTCAACGCGTCGGATCAGCCCCTGGAGTTCGTGGTGCCGGTCAATCACGGCCGCCAGTGGCAGGTCGTGGTCGACACCGCGCGCTCGGACGGCGTGCCTCCGGACACCGGCCCGAAGGCGGGGGCCGGCGAGCGTCTCACCCTCGCCGACCGGAGCCTCACGGTCCTGCAGCGCCCGGCGTGA
- a CDS encoding copper amine oxidase has protein sequence MHVNRLTRARKRAAIGLAVTALLGTVMAAAGPAGAAPKSAKDAPAAPAPACSADYRIEQTVDGGTTWRMCWHYNTNAGLVLDNISYQPKNEPKPIPVLTSARLAQVHVPYDDGEDEYQDITGASFGTDLLPLKPAECPGGTIKTVKVAGSPIPGGKVKGLCTTTRARGHAYRMTPDIYQNPNKVYQAQGKDLLIYTVNQASWYEYITEWRFSSDGTITSNVGATGSLSPGDFDGTDGKGWPIGKGARDYAESHSHNVSWRLNFGLDGSPKSKVEQYDSKVTPPTGNGKPKTKTTRTPITKELIGDIKGMRWWRVVSTAGKNEDGHPRSYEIVPGHSVKHPGRNYSNHDVYFTEYKKCEKYTSDNLSENCGPKSVDKWVNGETLKHPVTWVNVGFHHIARDEDQQPMPVHWQGFSLAPRDVTAMNPLTPADLADQNGNTEGGS, from the coding sequence ATGCACGTGAACAGACTCACGCGCGCCCGCAAGCGCGCCGCCATCGGGCTTGCGGTCACCGCGCTCCTGGGCACCGTCATGGCCGCGGCAGGACCGGCCGGTGCCGCCCCGAAGTCCGCCAAGGACGCCCCCGCGGCCCCCGCGCCGGCCTGCAGCGCCGACTACCGCATCGAGCAGACCGTCGACGGCGGCACCACCTGGCGGATGTGCTGGCACTACAACACCAACGCCGGTCTCGTCCTCGACAACATCTCGTACCAGCCGAAGAACGAGCCCAAGCCGATCCCCGTCCTCACCAGCGCCCGGCTCGCGCAGGTCCATGTCCCCTACGACGACGGCGAGGACGAGTACCAGGACATCACCGGCGCCTCCTTCGGCACGGACCTGCTGCCCCTCAAGCCCGCCGAGTGTCCCGGCGGCACCATCAAGACCGTCAAGGTGGCGGGATCGCCCATACCCGGCGGCAAGGTGAAGGGCCTGTGCACCACCACGCGCGCGCGGGGCCACGCGTACCGCATGACGCCGGACATCTATCAGAACCCGAACAAGGTCTACCAGGCGCAGGGCAAGGACCTGCTGATCTACACGGTCAACCAGGCGTCCTGGTACGAGTACATCACCGAGTGGCGCTTCTCCTCGGACGGCACCATCACCTCCAACGTCGGCGCCACCGGCAGCCTCTCGCCCGGCGACTTCGACGGCACGGACGGCAAGGGCTGGCCCATCGGCAAGGGCGCACGCGACTACGCCGAGAGCCACAGCCACAACGTCTCCTGGCGGCTCAACTTCGGCCTGGACGGCTCCCCGAAGTCGAAGGTCGAGCAGTACGACTCCAAGGTGACGCCGCCCACCGGGAACGGGAAGCCGAAGACGAAGACGACGCGTACGCCCATCACCAAGGAACTCATCGGTGACATCAAGGGCATGCGCTGGTGGCGCGTGGTGAGCACGGCGGGCAAGAACGAGGACGGACATCCCCGTTCGTACGAGATCGTGCCCGGCCACAGCGTCAAGCACCCCGGCCGCAACTACAGCAACCACGACGTGTACTTCACCGAGTACAAGAAGTGCGAGAAGTACACCAGCGACAATCTGTCCGAGAACTGCGGTCCCAAGAGCGTCGACAAGTGGGTGAACGGCGAGACCCTGAAGCACCCCGTCACCTGGGTCAACGTCGGCTTCCACCACATCGCACGGGACGAGGACCAGCAGCCCATGCCGGTCCACTGGCAGGGCTTCTCGCTGGCCCCGCGCGACGTGACCGCTATGAATCCGCTCACTCCCGCTGACCTCGCCGACCAGAACGGCAATACAGAAGGCGGTAGTTGA
- a CDS encoding 3'-5' exonuclease translates to MGWHRELLIGFDLETTGTDPSEARIVTGAVIEVRAGEVLGRREWLADPGVEIPEDAVAVHGISNERAATDGRPAAEVADAIAGVLTSYWQTGVPVVAYNATFDLSLLSAELRRHGLPSLRERLGGSEPAPVIDPYTIDRSVERYRKGKRNLEAVCTEYGVLLESAHDATSDALAAARLAIAIAGRHPKLAAFGPAELHRRQIEWYAEWAADFQNFLRRKGNADAVVDGTWPLREEFSTSGV, encoded by the coding sequence ATGGGCTGGCACCGGGAGCTGCTGATCGGTTTCGACCTGGAGACGACAGGGACGGATCCGAGCGAGGCACGCATCGTCACGGGGGCGGTGATCGAGGTCAGGGCCGGCGAGGTGCTCGGACGCAGGGAGTGGCTCGCGGATCCGGGGGTGGAGATCCCCGAGGACGCGGTGGCGGTCCACGGCATCTCGAACGAACGGGCGGCGACGGACGGCAGACCGGCCGCGGAGGTCGCCGACGCGATCGCGGGCGTCCTCACTTCGTACTGGCAGACGGGCGTGCCGGTGGTCGCCTACAACGCGACGTTCGATCTGAGCCTGCTCTCCGCGGAGCTGCGGCGGCACGGTCTGCCCTCGCTGCGTGAGCGGCTTGGCGGATCGGAGCCCGCACCGGTCATCGACCCGTACACGATCGACCGCTCGGTCGAGCGCTACCGCAAGGGCAAGCGCAACCTCGAAGCGGTCTGTACGGAGTACGGCGTGCTCCTGGAGTCGGCGCACGACGCCACATCGGACGCCCTGGCCGCGGCGCGGCTCGCCATCGCGATAGCCGGCCGCCACCCCAAGCTGGCGGCTTTCGGCCCGGCGGAGCTGCACCGCCGCCAGATCGAGTGGTACGCGGAGTGGGCGGCGGACTTCCAGAACTTCCTGCGCCGCAAGGGCAATGCGGACGCGGTGGTGGACGGCACCTGGCCGCTGCGCGAGGAGTTCAGCACGTCCGGCGTGTGA
- a CDS encoding SAV2148 family HEPN domain-containing protein: MSSGGRELPPGDEGHEGGSADGPPGAVSLARPMEMGSQIGPELDWGADAWREVRTRAQRAGRAYIWLNLVEQRLRAVVAAVLRPIYEPVHADDWVVAAAGPAGQEWVQRAVAVREVSRRKGYLLDPADDNVLSFLTLPQLRELMVQHWPCFEPYFDDRRDVELALDELEVTRNVVSRNRALSEAVLAQAERASSRLLDILGAGTDAPSARRLPVDAVESLVGDRYADVVGVYSDRVRLLTQFPAEDIFGGARRLDAIGIGLNLLVQNFSGRRLVRLAESGCRVRLLFLNPASSAVRRRERELGLKKGELSRSVEMNILHMRRVRARLRDPGAFEIQVFDETPRFTAYLVDGDGADGVAVVQSYLRRTRGMEAPVLVLRGGRRVVKAGDPGESGLFETYREEFELAWADSRPVS, encoded by the coding sequence GTGAGCTCGGGAGGGCGGGAACTGCCCCCTGGTGACGAGGGTCACGAGGGGGGTTCCGCGGACGGCCCGCCCGGAGCGGTGTCCTTGGCGCGGCCGATGGAGATGGGATCTCAGATCGGACCCGAACTGGACTGGGGCGCCGACGCCTGGCGCGAGGTGCGTACGCGCGCCCAGCGCGCCGGGCGGGCCTACATCTGGCTGAACCTCGTGGAGCAGCGGCTGCGTGCCGTCGTGGCCGCTGTGCTCCGTCCCATCTACGAACCCGTCCACGCCGACGACTGGGTGGTCGCGGCCGCGGGGCCCGCGGGACAGGAGTGGGTGCAGCGCGCCGTCGCCGTACGCGAAGTGAGCCGCCGCAAGGGCTACTTGCTCGACCCGGCCGACGACAACGTGCTCAGTTTCCTCACGCTGCCCCAGCTGCGCGAGCTGATGGTGCAGCACTGGCCGTGCTTCGAGCCCTACTTCGACGACCGCCGCGACGTCGAACTGGCCCTGGACGAACTGGAAGTCACCCGGAACGTCGTATCGCGCAACCGCGCCCTGTCCGAGGCGGTGCTCGCCCAGGCGGAGCGTGCGTCGTCCAGGCTTCTGGACATACTCGGCGCGGGCACCGACGCGCCGTCCGCGCGCCGGCTGCCCGTGGACGCCGTGGAGTCCCTGGTCGGCGACCGGTACGCCGATGTGGTGGGCGTGTACTCGGACCGGGTGCGGCTCCTCACCCAGTTCCCGGCCGAGGACATCTTTGGCGGGGCGAGGCGCCTCGACGCGATCGGGATAGGCCTGAACCTCCTGGTGCAGAACTTCTCGGGCCGCCGTCTGGTGCGGCTCGCGGAGTCCGGCTGCCGGGTGCGGCTGCTCTTCCTCAACCCGGCGAGCAGCGCGGTCCGGCGCAGGGAGCGCGAGCTCGGCCTGAAGAAGGGCGAGCTGAGCCGCTCCGTCGAGATGAACATCCTGCACATGCGCCGGGTGCGGGCCCGGCTTCGCGACCCGGGGGCCTTCGAGATCCAGGTCTTCGACGAGACGCCGCGCTTCACCGCCTATCTGGTCGACGGGGACGGCGCGGACGGTGTCGCGGTCGTCCAGTCGTATCTGCGCAGGACGCGGGGGATGGAGGCGCCGGTGCTCGTGCTGCGCGGCGGGCGCCGGGTGGTGAAAGCGGGCGATCCGGGCGAAAGCGGACTCTTCGAGACGTACCGGGAGGAGTTCGAACTGGCGTGGGCGGACTCGCGGCCGGTCTCCTGA
- a CDS encoding MFS transporter: protein MATKAQVARDAQSERDTPGARGLLDTYREVIGHTGAALPVISFLGRLPVAMIQFGSVLLVTETSGSLATGGVVACALALGQVTMGPFVGRLADRRGQRAVVLAFSLLNAVAIAAYTLGALLELSTPALVVLAVLAGASIPGIGPLARARAVPLVRRAGGDDRLVNTVLSLESTMDELSFVLGPALVGLAAVAAHPAYAFAAAALLVAVCGTGFALHPTGRTVPAAGQKAARGREGRRRLPREVYVVRVGLVFLGVLLGACGAGITALTEELGQPGQAGLVYAAMGVMSAVVGLSMAALPERFGLYARWRLATAAAALLSLPLVWTQSMTGLYLVVTVFGAVYAPNLITGFGLTERACPPGRLAEGMTFAASAFVGGQAVTLAVAGRLAESHGPGAAFALGSAAAAVAFLVALIARPGTRAGGTAEVTPGAAGP from the coding sequence ATGGCTACGAAGGCACAGGTCGCACGGGACGCACAGAGTGAACGGGACACGCCGGGCGCACGAGGGCTCCTGGACACCTACCGGGAAGTGATCGGGCACACCGGAGCGGCCCTTCCGGTGATCTCGTTCCTCGGCAGGCTCCCCGTGGCCATGATCCAGTTCGGCAGCGTCCTGCTGGTGACGGAGACCAGCGGATCGCTCGCCACCGGAGGCGTCGTGGCGTGTGCGCTCGCTCTCGGCCAGGTGACCATGGGCCCGTTCGTCGGCCGCCTCGCGGACCGGCGCGGCCAGCGTGCCGTCGTGCTCGCCTTCTCGCTGCTCAACGCCGTGGCGATCGCCGCGTACACGCTGGGCGCCCTCCTGGAGCTGTCCACGCCCGCCCTCGTCGTCCTCGCGGTCCTTGCCGGTGCGAGCATCCCGGGGATCGGCCCGCTGGCCCGTGCGCGCGCCGTTCCGCTGGTCCGCCGCGCGGGCGGTGACGACCGTCTGGTCAACACCGTGCTGTCCCTGGAGAGCACCATGGACGAGCTGTCCTTCGTGCTCGGCCCCGCCCTGGTGGGCCTCGCCGCCGTCGCCGCCCACCCGGCGTACGCCTTCGCGGCGGCCGCGCTCCTGGTCGCCGTCTGCGGCACGGGCTTCGCGCTGCACCCCACAGGGCGGACGGTGCCCGCCGCCGGGCAGAAGGCGGCGCGCGGGCGTGAGGGCCGCCGACGCCTCCCGCGCGAGGTCTACGTCGTACGCGTCGGGCTCGTCTTCCTGGGCGTCCTGCTCGGCGCCTGTGGAGCGGGCATCACGGCCCTCACCGAGGAGTTGGGGCAGCCGGGCCAGGCGGGGCTCGTCTACGCCGCCATGGGGGTCATGAGCGCCGTCGTGGGGCTCTCCATGGCCGCGCTGCCCGAGCGGTTCGGCCTGTACGCGCGCTGGCGCCTCGCCACGGCCGCCGCGGCGCTCCTCTCGCTGCCGCTGGTGTGGACGCAGAGCATGACGGGCCTGTACCTCGTGGTGACCGTGTTCGGCGCCGTCTACGCCCCGAACCTCATCACCGGCTTCGGCCTGACCGAGCGCGCCTGCCCGCCGGGACGGCTCGCCGAGGGGATGACGTTCGCCGCGAGCGCCTTCGTCGGCGGCCAGGCGGTCACGCTCGCCGTGGCGGGACGCCTGGCCGAGTCGCACGGCCCAGGCGCGGCGTTCGCCCTCGGCAGCGCGGCCGCCGCCGTCGCCTTCCTGGTCGCGCTGATCGCCCGCCCGGGGACCCGCGCCGGCGGCACCGCCGAGGTCACGCCGGGCGCTGCAGGACCGTGA
- a CDS encoding phosphotransferase enzyme family protein, whose product MDEARARDVLGAAGLERDAELLALGENAVFGSGELVVKVGRAAPELLDRARRELRVAQWLEESGVPAVRAAEGQPRLVDGHPVTLWHRLPPAARPAEPRDLAALLRLVHALPSPSFELPRRELLGGVERWLRLAGPAIDREDADYLRERRDGFAAAAAALTPQLPPGPIHGDALPRNVLVGPEGPVLADLETFSSDLREHDLVVMALSRDRYGLPADAYDGFVAEYGWDVREWEGCAVLRGARETASCAWVAQHAPANPKALAEFRRRVASLRDGDSAVRWYPF is encoded by the coding sequence ATGGACGAGGCACGGGCACGGGACGTACTGGGCGCGGCGGGTCTGGAACGGGACGCCGAGCTGCTCGCCCTCGGCGAGAACGCGGTGTTCGGCAGCGGCGAGCTGGTCGTCAAGGTCGGCCGCGCCGCCCCCGAGCTGCTCGACCGCGCGCGGCGTGAACTGCGCGTCGCCCAGTGGCTCGAGGAGTCCGGTGTGCCGGCGGTCCGGGCGGCGGAGGGCCAACCCCGCCTGGTGGACGGTCATCCGGTGACGCTCTGGCACCGGCTTCCGCCGGCCGCCCGGCCCGCCGAGCCGCGCGACCTCGCCGCACTGCTGCGCCTTGTGCACGCACTGCCCTCCCCCTCCTTCGAACTGCCGCGCCGCGAGCTGCTCGGCGGTGTCGAGCGATGGCTGCGGCTCGCCGGTCCAGCGATCGACCGCGAGGACGCGGACTATCTGCGGGAGCGGCGGGACGGCTTCGCCGCGGCCGCAGCCGCGCTCACCCCGCAGCTGCCGCCAGGACCCATCCACGGGGACGCGCTGCCCCGCAACGTCCTCGTGGGCCCCGAAGGGCCGGTCCTCGCGGACCTGGAGACCTTCTCCTCCGATCTGCGGGAGCACGACCTGGTGGTGATGGCGCTCTCCCGCGACCGGTACGGACTGCCCGCCGATGCGTACGACGGGTTCGTCGCCGAGTACGGGTGGGACGTACGGGAGTGGGAAGGGTGCGCGGTGCTCCGGGGAGCCCGGGAGACGGCGAGCTGTGCGTGGGTCGCCCAGCACGCGCCGGCCAATCCGAAGGCCCTGGCCGAGTTCCGGCGCCGCGTCGCCTCGCTGCGTGACGGGGACTCAGCCGTGCGGTGGTATCCCTTCTGA
- a CDS encoding carbohydrate ABC transporter permease: MRTKKTTRAAQYAALAAYLVFLAFPFLWLISTAFKPARELGSLHPTWIPKDPTLENFRQAFDEQPLLQAAGNSLIAALSASLIAVVIATPMAYVMARHRNRVSKAATGWVVISQAFPFVLIIIPLFLILKNLHLINSLLGLIMVYVVWSLPFALWMLVGYVRAVPAELEEAAAVDGASKVRTFVSVVAPLLAPGIVATAMFAFITAWNEFFFALVLLKTPEKQTLPVILNRFIGTEGVADLGPLAAAAFLATIPSLVIFAIIQKRITGGMLAGAVKA, translated from the coding sequence ATGCGTACGAAGAAGACGACGCGCGCCGCGCAGTACGCGGCGCTTGCCGCCTATCTGGTCTTCCTCGCCTTCCCGTTCCTCTGGCTGATCTCCACGGCCTTCAAGCCCGCGCGGGAACTGGGCAGTCTGCACCCCACCTGGATCCCCAAGGACCCGACCCTGGAGAACTTCCGGCAGGCCTTCGACGAGCAGCCGCTCCTCCAGGCCGCGGGCAACTCCCTGATCGCGGCGCTCAGCGCGTCCCTGATCGCGGTCGTCATCGCGACCCCCATGGCGTACGTCATGGCGCGGCACCGCAATCGCGTCTCCAAGGCGGCGACGGGCTGGGTGGTGATCAGCCAGGCGTTCCCGTTCGTCCTGATCATCATTCCGCTCTTCCTGATCCTGAAGAACCTGCACCTGATCAACTCGCTGCTCGGCCTGATCATGGTGTACGTGGTGTGGTCGCTGCCCTTCGCGCTGTGGATGCTCGTCGGGTATGTCCGCGCCGTACCCGCCGAGTTGGAGGAGGCGGCCGCCGTGGACGGCGCGAGCAAGGTGCGTACGTTCGTCTCGGTCGTCGCGCCGCTGCTCGCGCCCGGCATCGTGGCCACGGCGATGTTCGCCTTCATCACCGCATGGAACGAGTTCTTCTTCGCACTCGTCCTGCTCAAGACCCCGGAGAAGCAGACCTTGCCGGTCATCCTCAACCGCTTCATCGGCACGGAGGGCGTCGCCGACCTCGGCCCGCTCGCCGCGGCGGCGTTCCTCGCGACCATCCCCTCCCTCGTCATCTTCGCGATCATCCAGAAGCGGATCACGGGCGGCATGCTGGCAGGGGCGGTGAAGGCCTGA
- a CDS encoding carbohydrate ABC transporter permease has protein sequence MTLATATKRSAKKRAPGPGRTDHGAWFLVLPALIPILILSVGPLLYGIALAFTDSQSGRTEPTQWVGVLNFQDLLHDTLFWDSFRIGLLWAFGVTVPQFFLALGLALLLNQPLRMRWLARALAIIPWAMPEVVVGIMWRLVYHPDAGVLNETLSNFGLGEGKDWLTGTATALFAVIVVGVWAGMPQTTVALLAGLQNTPRELHEAAAMDGAGAWRRFRTVTWPAIKPIALAITALNFIWNFNSFALVYVLTQGGPGGRTRLPMLFAYEEAFRYGQFGYAAAMGCVMVAVISVILAFYLVGRLKGGDEA, from the coding sequence GTGACATTGGCGACCGCAACGAAGCGGTCAGCGAAGAAGCGCGCACCCGGCCCCGGACGGACGGACCACGGCGCCTGGTTCCTGGTGCTGCCCGCGCTGATCCCGATCCTGATCCTGAGCGTGGGCCCGCTGCTCTACGGCATCGCGCTCGCCTTCACCGACTCCCAGTCGGGCCGCACCGAACCCACCCAGTGGGTCGGCGTCCTCAACTTCCAGGACCTGCTGCACGACACGCTGTTCTGGGACTCGTTCCGGATCGGCCTGCTGTGGGCGTTCGGCGTCACCGTGCCGCAGTTCTTCCTCGCGCTCGGCCTTGCGCTCCTGCTCAACCAGCCGCTGCGGATGCGCTGGCTCGCGCGAGCCCTCGCGATCATCCCGTGGGCGATGCCCGAGGTGGTCGTCGGCATCATGTGGCGGCTCGTCTACCACCCGGACGCGGGCGTGCTCAACGAAACGCTCTCCAACTTCGGCCTGGGGGAAGGGAAGGACTGGCTGACGGGGACGGCCACCGCGCTCTTCGCCGTCATCGTCGTCGGGGTCTGGGCAGGCATGCCGCAGACCACCGTCGCGCTGCTCGCCGGACTGCAGAACACCCCGCGCGAACTGCACGAGGCCGCCGCGATGGACGGCGCCGGAGCCTGGCGGCGCTTCCGCACCGTCACCTGGCCGGCGATCAAGCCGATCGCCCTCGCCATCACGGCGCTCAACTTCATCTGGAACTTCAACTCCTTCGCCCTGGTCTATGTCCTTACCCAGGGCGGCCCCGGCGGCCGCACCCGCCTGCCCATGCTCTTCGCCTACGAAGAAGCCTTCCGCTACGGCCAGTTCGGCTATGCCGCGGCCATGGGCTGTGTGATGGTCGCCGTGATCTCCGTGATCCTCGCCTTCTACCTCGTGGGCCGTCTGAAGGGAGGCGACGAGGCATGA